The Fuerstiella sp. genome includes a window with the following:
- a CDS encoding BamA/TamA family outer membrane protein — protein sequence MTQIRFDSRRTAIRALANIGTVLWFALFGNMLTADQVPKSIVEIRIEGNETIQEDWILQKLKTQPGRQLTGRMILEDERTLRQTRLFSHVQSRYENTKNGAVLIFKVRERAIVRSVRFEGNKKIKTKHLTSWTGLAKGSPFDPRANEQAVSRIEQEYREKGYYHVRVKLRKGGHPDDRDVVIEIEEGPVVRVIRRDITGAVQMGKGSLKKNLVTKSAILGMIKGIYRPETLKQDEEALKAYCQKLGYFDAQVKAEALFSKDGSSVRAVYSVTEGPRYKVGQIKFEDNHLFSGETLRKNARIREGDFFNSGRLTKDVREMLAPYWNLGHYYASIVPVPLFTEKSGEVDLVFRFDEDRPRYVRNINAEFSGDNPYTKQTVLLNNLQIRPGDLADPRLIRRGQSRANSSQVFNGVQLDVVRIDPETEMFTAADGTYRGQQPVPGAGPHSSWLEEFTSKLDRLPRLEKNGHHSEFAPPKQRSPATYQSQGRRLNVEPAVQTSEQDLPGMSHQDNQQIPASFISWQPVNPEIFHRPWGPLLPQDITRPTEPVVIRAQGPGRGNTVLEGSPFYGESQAQPPGYVDINAMGTEGRTGRIMFGAGVNSDNGLVGSFIWEENNFDLFAPPRNLSDVVNGRAFRGGGQRFRAEAAPGDIVSRYAVNWVDQYFMQTDYALSLSGFYYNRFFNDWQEDRLGGRIGLGQQLSPEASVNATLRLEEVTVKNPRIPTPAILTDAVGSNFLSTIRLSATNDTRDASIMPGDGHFMEVAFEQAAGDFTFSRFDGEARRYFTLFRRPDDSGRQVLTLSTTMGFTTADTPIFERYYAGGFQSFRGFAFRGVTPQDGVVGIGGTFQTLSTVEYRLPVTADDMVQVVGFSDFGTVDNQVSFRSFRATVGMGLRIMIPAMGQVPLAFDFGFPVAKEVFDDERIFSFYVGIVQ from the coding sequence ATGACACAGATTCGATTCGATTCCCGACGGACGGCAATTCGTGCCCTGGCGAACATCGGAACCGTGTTGTGGTTCGCACTTTTTGGCAACATGCTGACCGCCGATCAGGTGCCAAAATCCATCGTTGAGATACGCATCGAAGGTAACGAAACCATCCAGGAAGACTGGATCCTGCAGAAACTCAAAACTCAGCCTGGCCGACAACTCACTGGCCGAATGATTCTGGAAGACGAACGTACCCTGAGACAGACACGCCTGTTTTCTCATGTACAGTCTCGCTACGAAAACACAAAAAACGGTGCGGTGCTGATTTTTAAAGTACGTGAACGTGCAATCGTTCGCAGTGTCCGGTTCGAGGGAAATAAAAAGATCAAAACCAAGCATCTGACTTCCTGGACCGGACTGGCAAAAGGAAGCCCGTTTGATCCCAGAGCCAACGAACAGGCAGTAAGCCGAATCGAACAGGAGTACAGGGAAAAAGGCTACTACCACGTTCGTGTGAAACTCAGAAAAGGCGGTCACCCGGATGACCGCGACGTAGTCATCGAAATTGAAGAAGGCCCGGTCGTTCGAGTCATCAGACGCGACATCACGGGCGCCGTTCAGATGGGCAAGGGGTCACTTAAAAAGAATCTTGTTACAAAGTCAGCTATTCTGGGAATGATCAAGGGGATCTATCGTCCGGAAACACTGAAACAGGATGAAGAGGCATTAAAGGCTTACTGCCAAAAACTTGGATACTTCGACGCACAGGTAAAAGCTGAAGCGTTGTTTTCCAAAGATGGCAGTTCCGTACGCGCCGTGTACTCGGTCACGGAAGGACCACGTTACAAAGTCGGCCAAATTAAATTTGAAGACAACCATCTGTTCTCCGGAGAGACTCTTCGAAAGAATGCGAGGATCCGGGAAGGTGACTTTTTCAACTCAGGACGTCTGACGAAGGATGTCCGTGAGATGTTAGCGCCGTACTGGAATCTGGGTCACTATTACGCCAGCATCGTCCCGGTACCCTTATTTACGGAAAAATCCGGAGAGGTTGATCTGGTGTTCCGGTTTGACGAAGACCGCCCGCGTTACGTGCGCAACATTAATGCGGAATTTTCGGGCGATAACCCCTACACAAAGCAAACGGTACTGCTGAACAACCTCCAGATACGTCCTGGTGATCTGGCTGACCCACGACTGATTCGCCGAGGTCAGAGTCGAGCCAACAGCAGCCAGGTCTTCAACGGCGTCCAGCTGGATGTCGTCCGGATCGATCCGGAAACTGAGATGTTTACTGCAGCTGACGGAACATATCGAGGGCAGCAGCCGGTGCCGGGCGCCGGACCTCACTCCTCATGGCTTGAGGAATTCACATCAAAACTTGATCGCCTTCCCCGACTGGAAAAAAACGGTCACCACAGTGAGTTTGCGCCGCCCAAACAACGGTCACCGGCAACATATCAGTCACAAGGCCGTCGCCTAAACGTTGAGCCGGCTGTTCAAACTTCAGAACAAGATCTGCCCGGGATGTCACACCAGGACAATCAGCAGATACCGGCATCATTCATTTCCTGGCAACCCGTCAACCCCGAGATTTTCCACAGGCCCTGGGGCCCGCTGCTGCCCCAGGACATCACACGTCCGACCGAACCGGTGGTGATTCGAGCTCAGGGACCCGGTCGGGGCAATACGGTACTGGAAGGCAGCCCGTTCTACGGCGAATCCCAGGCACAACCTCCGGGATACGTCGATATCAATGCGATGGGAACCGAAGGACGCACCGGACGCATCATGTTTGGAGCGGGTGTCAACAGCGACAACGGACTCGTCGGATCATTTATCTGGGAAGAAAATAACTTCGACCTGTTTGCTCCACCACGGAATTTGTCCGATGTTGTCAACGGACGCGCTTTTCGCGGTGGTGGACAACGGTTCCGCGCAGAAGCAGCTCCCGGTGACATCGTCAGCCGATACGCCGTCAACTGGGTCGACCAGTATTTCATGCAAACAGACTACGCACTGAGCCTGAGCGGTTTCTATTACAATCGTTTCTTCAACGACTGGCAGGAAGATCGACTGGGCGGGCGAATCGGACTTGGTCAGCAACTGTCTCCGGAGGCGTCTGTGAATGCCACGTTGCGACTGGAAGAAGTCACCGTCAAAAACCCACGCATCCCCACGCCAGCCATTCTGACCGACGCTGTGGGCAGTAATTTTCTGTCCACGATTCGTCTGTCTGCAACGAATGACACCCGTGATGCCAGCATTATGCCGGGTGACGGACACTTTATGGAAGTTGCGTTTGAACAGGCAGCAGGAGACTTCACGTTTTCCCGGTTTGACGGTGAGGCGCGACGATACTTTACACTCTTCCGGAGACCTGATGACAGCGGTCGTCAGGTACTGACCCTGTCCACAACGATGGGATTCACGACCGCCGACACACCAATATTCGAGCGATATTATGCCGGTGGTTTTCAGTCGTTTCGTGGATTTGCCTTTCGGGGAGTGACGCCACAGGACGGCGTTGTGGGTATTGGCGGTACGTTTCAGACGCTTTCCACAGTGGAATATCGGTTACCCGTCACTGCGGATGACATGGTTCAGGTCGTCGGCTTCAGCGATTTTGGAACAGTTGACAACCAGGTGTCATTCCGCAGCTTCCGAGCAACCGTGGGTATGGGTTTGCGGATCATGATCCCGGCCATGGGACAGGTCCCCCTCGCGTTCGATTTCGGATTCCCTGTGGCTAAAGAAGTATTCGATGACGAACGAATCTTCAGCTTCTATGTTGGAATCGTGCAGTAG
- a CDS encoding DUF447 family protein: MIVEGVVTSLDSAGNLNVAPMGPIVQGDFGHLVLRPFQTSTTFHNLNETACGVFHVVDSIDLLSKAAIGQLKELPPTRPASHIDGRVLFDCCRWFEFRITDQDLSHERTVMNAEVVACGEQRPFFGFNRARHAVLEAAILATRVHLLPHTDVTAQMTVLKSAVEKTGGVAETDAFDMLQNYIEQSYKQTL; encoded by the coding sequence ATGATCGTCGAAGGTGTTGTGACCAGTCTGGACTCCGCAGGAAACCTTAATGTCGCGCCTATGGGCCCGATCGTTCAGGGGGACTTTGGACATCTCGTGTTGCGCCCGTTCCAGACATCTACTACTTTTCACAACCTGAATGAAACCGCGTGCGGGGTGTTTCACGTCGTCGATTCCATTGACCTGTTGTCGAAAGCAGCCATCGGACAACTGAAAGAACTTCCACCAACCCGTCCGGCCAGCCACATTGACGGTCGGGTTCTGTTTGATTGCTGTCGCTGGTTTGAATTTCGCATCACCGACCAGGACCTGAGTCACGAACGCACAGTGATGAATGCTGAAGTTGTGGCTTGTGGTGAACAGCGACCTTTTTTTGGTTTCAATCGTGCCCGTCACGCCGTGCTTGAAGCAGCAATTTTGGCAACTCGCGTTCATTTGCTTCCACACACCGATGTCACTGCGCAGATGACCGTTTTGAAGTCCGCCGTTGAAAAAACCGGTGGAGTCGCCGAGACTGATGCGTTTGACATGCTGCAGAACTACATCGAACAGTCGTATAAGCAAACACTATGA
- the queG gene encoding tRNA epoxyqueuosine(34) reductase QueG, with protein sequence MTAKPDKPNTANMLKQRGHELGFHHIGIAAAVTPPGFHPFLEWLNHGFAADMKWIHRRRDAYEHPDGVLPNTRSVIMGAMNYHNKDPQPDTARIARYAWSGHDYHSVLRERLRELSGHLQTAVPNSRSRIVVDTAPLLERDFARLAGIGWFGKNTMLISRGIGSWFFLGAILTTAQLAYDKPYAGDYCGTCTRCIDACPTDAFPQPYLLDSNRCISYHTIENRSDEIPPDLSADFGNWLFGCDICQEVCPWNRFAPGDSDPAFHPRSDLHSVTPQSILELTEDEFQEQFQGTPLERTGFAAIQRNARIALQNMKNG encoded by the coding sequence TGACCCCCCCGGGATTTCATCCGTTTCTTGAATGGCTCAACCACGGGTTCGCTGCGGACATGAAATGGATCCATCGTCGCCGCGATGCCTATGAACATCCTGACGGCGTTCTACCGAACACTCGCAGCGTCATAATGGGAGCGATGAATTATCACAACAAAGACCCGCAGCCGGACACTGCACGAATTGCACGATACGCGTGGAGCGGACACGACTATCACAGCGTCCTTCGCGAACGTCTCAGAGAACTGAGCGGACACCTGCAGACGGCGGTACCCAATTCTCGGTCACGCATTGTAGTCGACACGGCGCCCCTGCTTGAACGTGATTTCGCCCGTCTTGCCGGCATCGGCTGGTTCGGAAAAAATACAATGCTGATCAGTCGCGGGATCGGCAGCTGGTTCTTCCTGGGCGCCATTCTGACGACAGCCCAACTGGCATACGACAAACCCTATGCGGGTGATTACTGCGGGACCTGCACTCGATGTATTGACGCATGCCCCACCGACGCTTTTCCTCAACCCTATTTACTGGATTCCAACCGCTGCATCAGCTACCACACCATCGAAAATCGTTCAGACGAGATTCCGCCGGATTTATCAGCTGATTTCGGAAACTGGCTGTTTGGCTGCGATATCTGTCAGGAAGTCTGTCCCTGGAATCGCTTCGCCCCCGGGGACAGCGATCCGGCTTTTCATCCCCGATCGGACCTGCATTCCGTGACACCGCAGTCGATACTGGAGCTGACTGAAGACGAGTTTCAAGAACAATTCCAGGGAACACCACTGGAAAGGACCGGATTCGCTGCCATCCAAAGAAATGCCCGAATTGCGCTGCAAAATATGAAAAACGGGTGA
- a CDS encoding mechanosensitive ion channel, with translation MRIINLFLMADEVESPYLLDLLFKDPKAALTSPDAVNVLTTYGIDLVSAITVFVIGRWVAKFTTGLIVRAARRAQVDETLLGFLRNVVYLLLLVAVCIAALGCLGVDTTSLSAILAAAGFAVGMAMQGSLGNIASGVMLVVFKPFKVGDYIDLGTTSGTVVQIQMFSTILLTPDNVRVVVPNANITGGAISNYSAENKRRIDLSVSCGYSDDLKQVRSFLEELVESDSRVLTHPNPVVAVAELADSSVNFVVRPWVLSTDYWDVKFDLTERIKLGFDERRFTIPYPSRDVFMHPSDAA, from the coding sequence ATGCGGATCATTAACCTGTTTCTGATGGCCGACGAAGTTGAATCGCCGTATTTACTTGACCTGCTGTTTAAAGATCCAAAAGCGGCGCTGACGTCGCCTGACGCAGTCAACGTACTGACCACGTATGGCATCGACCTCGTTTCAGCAATCACTGTTTTTGTTATTGGACGGTGGGTGGCAAAATTTACAACCGGATTGATTGTCCGGGCCGCTCGTCGGGCACAAGTGGACGAGACTCTGCTGGGATTCCTGCGGAATGTAGTCTATCTGCTGCTGCTGGTAGCAGTCTGTATCGCGGCTCTCGGCTGCCTTGGAGTCGACACGACATCACTCAGTGCAATCCTTGCAGCTGCCGGTTTCGCAGTGGGGATGGCCATGCAGGGGTCTTTGGGCAACATTGCCTCAGGAGTCATGCTGGTGGTTTTCAAACCTTTCAAAGTCGGAGACTATATTGATCTGGGAACAACCAGTGGCACAGTGGTGCAGATCCAGATGTTCAGCACGATTCTCCTGACACCCGATAACGTTCGCGTTGTGGTTCCCAATGCAAATATTACGGGAGGAGCAATCAGCAATTACTCAGCCGAAAACAAACGTCGCATCGATCTGAGCGTTAGTTGTGGTTACAGCGATGACTTAAAGCAGGTTCGTAGTTTCCTGGAAGAATTGGTGGAATCCGATTCACGTGTCCTGACTCATCCAAATCCTGTCGTAGCAGTTGCCGAACTTGCAGACAGCAGCGTGAATTTCGTGGTCCGGCCCTGGGTACTCAGCACCGACTATTGGGATGTCAAATTTGACCTGACAGAACGAATTAAGCTCGGATTTGACGAACGTCGGTTCACCATTCCCTACCCGTCAAGAGATGTATTTATGCACCCGTCCGACGCTGCCTGA